DNA from Halorarum salinum:
ACGCGCCGCGGAGTCGACGATGAGCACCACCGGGACGCCCATCTCGCGGAGTTCGCGCGCCGTGATGTGGCCCTGTCGTCGCGGGCGCGTCTCCTTCACGATGGCCGAGATCTCCTTGCCCTGCTCCACGGCGGCGCGAACGCACGACAGCGCGTCCGTAGAGTGGCAGTGGGTCATGATGGTGTCGCCGTCCCGGAGCCTGTTGGCGCCGATCTCCCCCAGTTGCTCCTGTGCGGTGTCGAGCCGTTCCGCGAAGTCGGCGGCCGCGGTCGTCACGGTCGACTCGAGTTCCGGCACCGTCTCCCCCTCCATCCGCCCGAGGACGTACCGGAGGGAGTTCGGCAGCGAGACGGCCGTCGGGCGGGTTCCGTACAGTCGCCTGCCGGCCGCGCGCATCGTCCGCCCGAACGACTCGGGGTCGTCGGCGTCGACGGCGCGCGCCTGTGCGGCGAGCGCGTCCGCCGCAGCCGCGGCGATGGTCGCCGCGCCGCGCGTCTCCATCGTCGCGATGGCGTCCGCCGTCTCCTCGACGGATTCGTGGAGGTCGGGTTCGGCGGTCGTCGTCATTGGCGGGTGTAGGCCACCGGCGCTCTTGAGTGGTGGGGTCGATCGGCCCCGTAGCCGTCCCGTACGCCGGGGTCGGTCGACGAACCCGGGCCGACCGACGCCGAACGCACAACATACTGAAGGGCGTCTCCGTCCAGTATCGGTGTACGAACATGGAATTCGACCTCGACAGAGCCGACATGGGGATCCTCCACGTCCTCCAGACGGACGCGCGCAACGCCACGACCGAGTCCATCGGCGAGCGTGTCGGCCTCGCGTCGAGTACGGTCGCGACGCGCATCCGGAACCTGGAGGACAGCGGGGTGATCAAGGGGTACTCCCCGATCATCGACTACGAGAAGGCCGGATTCGACCAGCGCATCCTCCTGACGGGGACGATCCGGCCCGACGACTCCGGGCGGGTGCTGGAGGAGGCGAGCAACGTCGCGAACGTCATCTCGGTCAGGGAACTGATGACCGACGAGGAGAACGTCCACGTCGAGCTCGTCAGTCCCACCCAGGAGCGCGCGGAGTCGGTCGTCGACGAACTCAACGAGATCGGAGTCGACGTCGTCGAGACGAGGATCGTCAAGGGCGAACTCGAGCGGTCGTTCAACCACTTCGGGAACGAGTACGTCAGGGAGAAGTGATCCATCCGCAGCGACTACGGCGGAATAAATGGCTTTTCGGATGAGTTTCGACGGGGTACTAAAGTACCGTAGAGAGATATACAGTTCGCGTCACGTTTTAGGGCGTCCTAGCGCAATCTACGGGCGATGCCCATGTCTTGGAGATCCGACGACGACCGTGAGGCGATCATCCAGCGAATCGTCGACGAGGTCGCGAGAGCGACCGACACGCCGCCGATCGAACTCTCGCCGCCGCTGTACG
Protein-coding regions in this window:
- a CDS encoding ribose 1,5-bisphosphate isomerase, with the protein product MTTTAEPDLHESVEETADAIATMETRGAATIAAAAADALAAQARAVDADDPESFGRTMRAAGRRLYGTRPTAVSLPNSLRYVLGRMEGETVPELESTVTTAAADFAERLDTAQEQLGEIGANRLRDGDTIMTHCHSTDALSCVRAAVEQGKEISAIVKETRPRRQGHITARELREMGVPVVLIVDSAARRYLDEVDHVVVGADAIAADGSVINKIGTSGLAVNARERGVPIMVAAQTIKFHPDTLTGHTVEIEMREEAEVISADERAELGDLTVENPAFDVTPPRYLDAIVTESGQFPPESVVTLMRELFGESAARPWEESGGSGGSRHGLAGDGSEGGAKSS
- a CDS encoding Lrp/AsnC family transcriptional regulator, with the translated sequence MEFDLDRADMGILHVLQTDARNATTESIGERVGLASSTVATRIRNLEDSGVIKGYSPIIDYEKAGFDQRILLTGTIRPDDSGRVLEEASNVANVISVRELMTDEENVHVELVSPTQERAESVVDELNEIGVDVVETRIVKGELERSFNHFGNEYVREK